The Oikeobacillus pervagus genome has a segment encoding these proteins:
- a CDS encoding DegV family protein, whose protein sequence is MKSVKIVTDSTVDLQQEELQRFNITVVPLTIYIDEESYLDGVEISPSTFIEKMKQSKELPKSSQPSIGRFVEVYNELGKDGSDILSIHMTGGMSGTVQAAEAASKICDANVTVVDSRYISKALAFQVVEAANMAAEGKQINEIIAKLEEIRKQTKLYVVVDTLENLVKGGRIGKGKAFIGSLLNIKPIANLDNGEYNPVTKARSHSQVVKFLSKKFVEDIKNKKIMSVGLVHAEGLELARKLKEKIIELTGFDKIEIEETTPIISTHTGIGAIGFMYWLE, encoded by the coding sequence GTGAAATCAGTGAAAATAGTAACGGATTCAACTGTGGATCTACAGCAAGAGGAGCTGCAACGTTTCAATATAACGGTTGTTCCATTAACGATTTATATAGATGAAGAATCCTATTTAGATGGTGTGGAAATATCTCCGTCCACTTTCATTGAAAAAATGAAACAATCGAAAGAATTACCGAAAAGCTCTCAACCTTCCATCGGTCGGTTTGTTGAAGTTTATAATGAACTTGGAAAAGACGGGAGTGATATTCTATCGATTCATATGACGGGTGGAATGAGCGGAACAGTCCAAGCAGCAGAAGCAGCCTCCAAAATCTGTGATGCCAATGTAACGGTCGTGGATTCCCGATATATTTCAAAAGCTCTAGCTTTCCAAGTGGTGGAGGCAGCCAACATGGCAGCGGAAGGAAAACAAATAAATGAAATCATTGCAAAGCTAGAAGAAATTCGGAAACAAACAAAACTTTATGTGGTTGTTGACACTTTAGAGAATTTGGTGAAAGGTGGCCGGATTGGAAAAGGGAAGGCTTTTATCGGGTCTTTATTGAATATTAAGCCCATTGCGAATTTAGATAATGGGGAGTACAATCCTGTAACGAAAGCGCGCAGCCATTCACAAGTTGTGAAGTTTCTTTCCAAAAAATTTGTTGAAGATATAAAAAATAAAAAAATTATGTCCGTTGGTTTAGTGCATGCGGAAGGGTTAGAATTAGCACGAAAATTAAAAGAGAAAATTATTGAATTAACTGGTTTCGATAAAATTGAAATTGAAGAAACAACACCGATTATTTCCACACATACAGGAATTGGAGCGATAGGGTTTATGTATTG
- a CDS encoding DUF2535 family protein, with the protein MILKTIEFHTAKGQRVKITDIPVLEEDNPFHFSVQIRLQILVNKVYNQGNGKETHSFRNYLKKVLKWPDYEKLFKINELKNNA; encoded by the coding sequence TTGATACTCAAAACGATTGAGTTTCACACTGCAAAAGGTCAAAGGGTAAAAATTACAGATATTCCAGTATTGGAGGAGGATAACCCGTTTCATTTTTCTGTTCAAATCCGTTTGCAAATACTAGTGAATAAGGTTTACAACCAAGGAAATGGAAAAGAAACGCATTCCTTTCGAAATTATTTGAAGAAAGTGTTAAAATGGCCTGATTATGAAAAGCTCTTCAAAATCAATGAGTTAAAAAATAATGCCTAA
- a CDS encoding ABC transporter ATP-binding protein — protein MLQLNQIYKVFYEGTPDEKVAINYVNLHLKKGDFVTVIGSNGAGKSTLMNIISGKLFPDLGDVQINGVTMTNKSEHKRARKIGRVFQDPMAGTAPTMTIEENLALAYNRTKRRTLQYGVTKKRRDFFREKLKMLHLGLENRLQAKVGLLSGGERQALSLLMATFTEPDILLLDEHTAALDPARAELITSLTKSIVRQFQLTTLMVTHNMQQALDLGNRLIMMDKGQIIFEANESEKKMLTVEKLLTEFQRIRGESLSSDKTILV, from the coding sequence TTGCTTCAATTAAATCAGATTTATAAAGTATTCTACGAAGGGACCCCAGATGAAAAGGTCGCAATCAACTATGTGAATTTACATTTAAAGAAAGGTGATTTTGTCACAGTCATTGGGAGCAATGGAGCAGGAAAATCAACCTTAATGAACATCATTTCGGGAAAGTTATTTCCTGACCTTGGGGATGTTCAGATAAATGGTGTAACGATGACCAATAAATCTGAACATAAACGCGCAAGAAAAATTGGTCGTGTGTTTCAAGACCCGATGGCAGGTACGGCCCCAACAATGACGATTGAAGAAAACTTAGCACTGGCCTATAATCGTACGAAAAGACGGACATTACAGTATGGCGTCACCAAAAAAAGACGTGATTTTTTTCGCGAAAAATTAAAAATGTTACATTTAGGGTTAGAAAACCGATTGCAGGCGAAAGTCGGATTGCTATCTGGAGGGGAGAGGCAGGCACTATCTTTACTGATGGCAACATTTACAGAACCAGATATTCTTTTATTAGATGAACACACGGCGGCATTAGACCCCGCTAGAGCAGAGCTTATTACAAGTTTAACTAAATCTATCGTTCGACAGTTTCAGTTAACGACCCTAATGGTCACTCATAATATGCAACAAGCACTAGATTTGGGAAATCGTTTGATCATGATGGATAAAGGGCAAATTATTTTTGAAGCTAATGAAAGTGAAAAAAAGATGCTTACTGTTGAAAAATTATTGACTGAATTTCAAAGAATCCGTGGGGAATCCCTCTCTAGTGATAAAACTATATTAGTCTAA
- a CDS encoding ABC transporter permease, with product MFTAMFGSVEVGIIYAIMALGVYISFRILDFPDLTVDGSFVTGAAVAAMMITTGYDPFLATVIALFAGFLAGCLTGILHTKGKINPLLSGILMMIALYSINLRIMGKPTVPLLAEETVITKLRTWWDSTGIDQWMNNILENIGLGAFIPATWGILLLMIVLTGFIKIILDQFLKTEIGLSLRAVGDNDGMIRSFSANTDWLKVLGLGLSNALVAFSGALVAQHGGFSDVGMGIGMIIIGLASVIIGEAVIGNKTIRSATFAVIIGAILYRIIVTLALRVEFLETGDMKLITAVIVVFALVVPKMIGQQRARKRKKIRMLNEGKNIRQSGDQVASIKSDL from the coding sequence ACATCTCATTTCGAATATTAGATTTCCCTGATTTAACAGTAGACGGAAGTTTCGTAACAGGGGCAGCGGTTGCAGCGATGATGATTACAACAGGATATGATCCATTTCTAGCAACGGTTATTGCCTTGTTTGCCGGATTTTTAGCTGGATGTTTAACGGGGATTTTGCATACGAAAGGGAAAATCAATCCATTATTATCAGGAATATTAATGATGATCGCTCTTTATTCCATTAATTTACGAATTATGGGGAAGCCCACTGTTCCATTACTAGCAGAAGAAACCGTGATAACGAAACTACGAACATGGTGGGATTCAACTGGAATTGATCAATGGATGAATAATATTTTAGAGAATATAGGGTTAGGGGCTTTTATCCCTGCAACTTGGGGCATTTTACTTCTTATGATTGTATTAACGGGATTCATCAAAATCATTTTGGATCAATTTTTAAAAACAGAAATTGGATTGAGTTTACGAGCTGTAGGAGACAATGATGGAATGATTCGAAGCTTTTCTGCTAATACAGATTGGCTGAAGGTTCTTGGATTAGGATTATCCAATGCGCTTGTTGCTTTTTCAGGTGCGTTAGTTGCGCAACATGGTGGCTTTAGTGATGTTGGGATGGGAATTGGAATGATTATTATCGGTCTTGCTTCTGTCATCATCGGTGAAGCTGTCATCGGCAATAAAACCATTCGAAGTGCTACATTTGCTGTGATTATAGGAGCAATTCTATATAGGATTATCGTTACGTTAGCATTAAGGGTGGAATTCTTAGAAACAGGGGATATGAAACTTATAACTGCTGTCATCGTAGTCTTTGCTCTAGTCGTACCAAAAATGATTGGACAGCAAAGAGCGAGAAAAAGAAAGAAAATAAGAATGTTAAATGAAGGAAAAAATATTCGGCAGAGTGGTGATCAAGTTGCTTCAATTAAATCAGATTTATAA